Proteins encoded in a region of the Haloglomus salinum genome:
- a CDS encoding PadR family transcriptional regulator has protein sequence MYDLTGFQRDLLYVIAGRDEPHGLAIKEELEDYYEKEIHHGRLYPNLDTLVEKGLVEKGQHDRRTNYYTLTRRGRREIDARRDWEEQYLD, from the coding sequence ATGTACGACCTGACCGGCTTCCAGCGGGACCTGTTGTACGTCATCGCGGGGCGCGACGAACCACACGGCCTCGCCATCAAGGAGGAACTGGAGGACTACTACGAGAAGGAGATCCACCACGGTCGACTGTATCCGAACCTCGATACCCTGGTCGAGAAGGGCCTCGTCGAGAAGGGTCAGCATGACCGGCGAACGAACTACTACACGCTGACACGTCGTGGTCGTCGGGAGATCGACGCCCGGCGCGACTGGGAAGAACAGTATCTCGATTGA
- a CDS encoding GNAT family N-acetyltransferase — translation MQVREATPADESAIRSIAKRSMEASYSLSPGAIEEAIERWYSSETFTEKLQDDDVLFLVVDDGVELVAFSESELVDDHGDINWLHVDPMHRGESIGGELFRETRRALRDRGAETIRGRVLSDNTEGNKFYERQGLVKSGEGRVELDGPTFVENVYTDAETEDLEAATTPDGDEVYIDHLDTDRGSKGAFHTVYTDENRENKWGYYCGNCETFITSMDTMGRMECDECGNQRKPTRWDAAYM, via the coding sequence ATGCAGGTTCGAGAAGCGACCCCGGCGGACGAGTCGGCAATCCGCTCTATCGCGAAGCGGTCGATGGAGGCGTCCTACTCCCTCTCACCCGGAGCGATCGAGGAGGCAATCGAACGCTGGTACTCCAGCGAGACGTTCACCGAGAAGCTCCAGGACGACGACGTGCTGTTCCTCGTGGTCGACGACGGCGTCGAACTGGTGGCGTTCTCCGAGAGCGAACTGGTCGACGACCACGGGGACATCAACTGGCTCCACGTCGACCCGATGCACCGGGGCGAGAGCATCGGCGGGGAGCTGTTCCGCGAGACGCGGCGCGCGCTCCGGGACCGCGGTGCCGAGACCATCCGTGGGCGGGTCCTCTCGGACAACACGGAGGGCAACAAGTTCTACGAGCGCCAGGGCCTCGTCAAGAGCGGCGAGGGGCGGGTCGAGCTCGACGGACCCACGTTCGTCGAGAACGTCTACACGGACGCCGAGACCGAGGACCTGGAGGCGGCCACGACGCCGGACGGCGACGAGGTTTACATCGACCATCTCGACACGGACCGGGGTTCGAAGGGCGCGTTCCACACCGTCTACACGGACGAGAACCGCGAGAACAAGTGGGGCTACTACTGCGGGAACTGCGAGACGTTCATCACGTCGATGGACACGATGGGCCGGATGGAGTGCGACGAGTGTGGGAACCAGCGCAAGCCCACGCGCTGGGACGCCGCGTACATGTAA
- a CDS encoding LysE family translocator → MSTLVSLTAGVAFGLALAAPPGPMNAVIAEESVLRGWLSGFQAGLGAATADFIFFLLAVAGVVTFVRQSALVTGLMVGLGGILMLYFAYGAVADVRETFTDADAALDESSRGFRKAFVLALTNPYQIVFWLTVGVGLLEPGTLDALAPLSEALSGLLVVETGSPALLVGLFVGIGVWVTGFPAALVGAQRRVDRLAPAVAGVSALVLAGFGVFYLVRAAETLSGL, encoded by the coding sequence ATGTCGACGCTCGTCTCGCTCACCGCCGGTGTCGCCTTCGGCCTGGCGCTGGCCGCGCCACCGGGACCGATGAACGCCGTCATCGCCGAGGAGTCCGTTCTCCGGGGCTGGCTCTCCGGGTTCCAGGCCGGTCTCGGGGCCGCGACGGCCGATTTCATCTTCTTCCTGCTCGCGGTCGCCGGCGTCGTGACCTTCGTGCGCCAGTCCGCGCTCGTAACGGGGTTGATGGTCGGTCTCGGCGGTATCCTGATGCTCTACTTCGCCTACGGGGCCGTCGCGGACGTCCGCGAGACGTTCACCGACGCCGACGCCGCGCTCGACGAGTCGAGTCGGGGGTTCCGGAAGGCGTTCGTGCTGGCGCTCACCAACCCCTACCAGATCGTCTTCTGGCTCACGGTCGGCGTCGGGCTTCTCGAACCCGGCACCCTGGACGCACTCGCGCCGCTCTCGGAGGCCCTGTCCGGACTCCTGGTCGTCGAGACGGGGTCGCCCGCACTGCTCGTCGGCCTGTTCGTCGGTATCGGGGTCTGGGTCACGGGCTTCCCGGCCGCGCTCGTGGGCGCCCAGCGCCGGGTCGACCGACTCGCCCCGGCCGTCGCCGGAGTGAGTGCGCTCGTGCTGGCCGGGTTCGGCGTGTTCTACCTCGTCCGCGCGGCCGAGACGCTGTCGGGGCTCTGA
- a CDS encoding aminotransferase class IV, whose product MTDTGGNGERIYHVNGRLVPRGSARVSVEDRGFRYGDAAFETMRAYGGEILDWDRHLARLERTCETLGMAAAVPDDLAVRVADTIDENAFDDAYVRVSVTRGPTQGKLTPPPEAELEPTVVVVAQPLPRGGLPDHGGEPVWDDPAVVQTVRTRRIPDAALPADAKTHNYLNGTLARLELRRATSDTYAPDEALMRDFNGNVAEGATSNLFFVDDGTLKTPEPGDLLPGITREVTLELAEAESFPVETGHYDLDTVRDADEAFLTNRTWELRPVASIDGIDVGGGPITSLLQRLYDERVEERCYS is encoded by the coding sequence ATGACGGATACGGGCGGGAACGGCGAGCGCATCTACCACGTGAACGGACGGCTGGTCCCCCGCGGGTCGGCCCGGGTCTCGGTCGAGGACAGAGGATTCCGGTACGGCGACGCGGCGTTCGAGACGATGCGGGCCTACGGCGGTGAGATTCTCGACTGGGACCGCCACCTGGCGCGGCTGGAACGGACCTGCGAGACGCTCGGGATGGCCGCGGCCGTCCCGGACGACCTCGCGGTCCGGGTGGCTGACACCATCGACGAGAACGCGTTCGACGACGCGTACGTCCGTGTCTCGGTCACCCGCGGCCCGACACAGGGCAAACTCACCCCGCCGCCGGAAGCCGAGCTCGAACCGACGGTCGTGGTGGTCGCCCAGCCGCTCCCGCGTGGCGGCCTGCCCGACCACGGTGGGGAACCGGTCTGGGACGACCCCGCGGTCGTACAGACGGTGCGGACCCGCCGTATCCCCGACGCCGCGCTGCCGGCGGACGCGAAGACGCACAACTACCTCAACGGCACGCTCGCCCGGCTGGAACTCCGCCGCGCGACCAGCGACACGTACGCCCCGGACGAGGCGCTCATGCGCGACTTCAACGGGAACGTCGCGGAGGGCGCCACGAGCAACCTCTTCTTCGTCGACGACGGTACCCTGAAGACACCCGAACCCGGCGACCTGCTCCCCGGTATCACCAGAGAGGTCACGCTCGAACTGGCCGAGGCCGAGTCGTTCCCGGTCGAGACCGGCCACTACGACCTCGACACGGTCCGGGACGCCGACGAAGCCTTCCTCACCAACCGGACCTGGGAACTCCGCCCGGTGGCGTCCATCGACGGCATCGATGTCGGTGGTGGGCCGATTACATCACTTCTTCAGCGACTCTACGATGAACGAGTGGAAGAACGCTGCTATTCGTAA
- a CDS encoding winged helix-turn-helix transcriptional regulator, which yields MSTTPEEQTAESPLTDPEFRERLRELPPSAKLVAKVLEDASPLSQGQLAEESLLPDRTVRYALNRLEEEDLVGSRYSFHDARKQVYFLTE from the coding sequence ATGAGCACGACGCCGGAGGAGCAGACAGCCGAGTCGCCCCTGACAGACCCCGAGTTCCGCGAGCGTCTGCGCGAACTCCCGCCGAGTGCGAAACTCGTCGCGAAGGTCCTCGAGGACGCCTCTCCGCTCTCCCAGGGCCAGCTGGCCGAGGAGTCGCTCCTCCCCGACCGTACCGTGCGCTACGCGCTGAACCGGCTGGAAGAGGAGGACCTCGTCGGGTCGCGCTACTCCTTCCACGACGCCCGCAAGCAGGTCTACTTCCTCACGGAGTAA
- a CDS encoding diphthine--ammonia ligase, whose translation MTDAADADGLPMDQPWVSLFSGGKDSSWALYRALEAGLPVERLVTVHPEGDSYMYHTPATDLTALAAESIGIDLVDVYPDDFEAAAATDSGAQGDRELEPLERALEDLREGLGGLGGVTAGAVESEYQTSRIRSMADRLGCAVFAPLWQEDPRMLAEAMLDAGFDIRIVQVAAGGLDESWLGRRLDEAALADLEALNEEYGVHILGEGGEFETFVVDGPHMARRISLEFEAVWEGTRGHVRVTSASLE comes from the coding sequence ATGACCGACGCGGCTGACGCCGACGGGCTTCCCATGGACCAGCCCTGGGTGAGCCTCTTCTCCGGCGGGAAGGACTCCTCGTGGGCACTCTACCGGGCGCTGGAGGCGGGTCTTCCGGTCGAGCGACTCGTGACCGTCCACCCGGAGGGCGACTCCTACATGTACCACACGCCGGCGACGGACCTGACGGCGCTGGCCGCCGAGAGCATCGGCATCGACCTCGTCGACGTCTATCCCGACGACTTCGAGGCCGCGGCGGCGACCGACTCGGGCGCGCAGGGTGACCGTGAACTGGAACCCCTGGAGCGCGCGCTCGAGGACCTGCGCGAGGGACTCGGTGGCCTCGGCGGTGTCACCGCCGGCGCCGTCGAGAGCGAGTACCAGACCTCACGCATCCGGTCGATGGCGGACCGCCTCGGCTGTGCGGTGTTCGCGCCGCTGTGGCAGGAGGACCCCCGCATGCTAGCCGAGGCGATGCTGGATGCCGGGTTCGACATCCGCATCGTGCAGGTGGCCGCGGGTGGCCTCGACGAGTCGTGGCTCGGCCGGCGACTGGACGAGGCGGCGCTCGCCGACCTCGAGGCTCTCAACGAGGAGTACGGTGTCCACATCCTCGGCGAGGGCGGGGAGTTCGAGACGTTCGTCGTCGACGGGCCCCACATGGCCCGGCGAATCAGCCTCGAGTTCGAGGCGGTGTGGGAGGGAACGCGGGGGCACGTCCGGGTCACGAGCGCGTCGCTTGAGTGA
- a CDS encoding sugar phosphate nucleotidyltransferase: MHAVVLAGGYATRLWPITKHRPKMFLPVGETTVVDRIFRELESDDRIGDVYVSTNERFADEFREHLAESEFEKPVVSVEETTEEDEKFGVVGALGQLVDREGIDDDLLVVAGDNLVDFDLSEFVDFFEAKGAPSLAAYDVGSREKASSYGLVELDGDRVVDFQEKPDDPKSTLVSIACYAFPRDQLRFEEYLESGNNPDEPGWYLQWLQERTEVDAFVFDGAWFDIGTPESYLETVAWYLEGDSIVADDATVVDTAIGENVHVMSGAHVEDTTLDRSLVFPNAHVEDCEIHDSIIDEETHVEDIDLAGALVGAHTRLTNGE, encoded by the coding sequence ATGCACGCTGTCGTCCTGGCTGGTGGGTACGCGACGCGCCTGTGGCCCATCACGAAACACCGGCCGAAGATGTTCCTCCCTGTCGGCGAGACCACCGTCGTCGACCGTATCTTCCGCGAACTCGAGTCCGACGACCGCATCGGCGACGTCTACGTCTCCACCAACGAGCGGTTCGCCGACGAGTTCCGCGAGCACCTCGCCGAGAGCGAGTTCGAGAAGCCCGTCGTCTCCGTCGAGGAGACCACCGAGGAGGACGAGAAGTTCGGCGTCGTGGGGGCGCTCGGGCAACTCGTCGACCGCGAGGGCATCGACGACGACCTGCTCGTCGTCGCGGGCGACAACCTCGTCGACTTCGACCTCAGCGAGTTCGTCGACTTCTTCGAGGCGAAGGGAGCCCCATCGCTGGCGGCCTACGATGTCGGCTCGCGCGAGAAGGCGAGCTCGTACGGCCTCGTCGAACTCGACGGCGACCGCGTCGTCGACTTCCAGGAGAAGCCCGACGACCCGAAGAGCACGCTCGTCTCAATCGCCTGCTACGCCTTCCCCCGGGACCAGCTCCGGTTCGAGGAGTACCTCGAGAGCGGCAACAACCCCGACGAACCGGGCTGGTACCTCCAGTGGCTCCAGGAGCGGACCGAGGTCGACGCCTTCGTCTTCGACGGCGCGTGGTTCGACATCGGCACCCCCGAATCGTACCTCGAGACCGTCGCGTGGTATCTGGAGGGCGACAGCATCGTCGCCGACGACGCCACCGTCGTCGACACGGCGATCGGCGAGAACGTCCACGTCATGTCGGGCGCCCACGTCGAGGACACGACCCTCGACCGGTCGCTCGTCTTCCCGAACGCGCACGTCGAGGACTGCGAGATCCACGACTCCATCATCGACGAGGAGACCCACGTCGAGGATATCGACCTCGCGGGCGCGCTCGTGGGCGCGCACACCCGCCTGACGAACGGCGAGTAA
- a CDS encoding proteasome assembly chaperone family protein, with translation MDEFDVEEHADPELEDPVLVEGLPGVGHVGKLVAEHLLEEFEDAELVRRVYSEHFPPQVAVDDDGTTTMASAEFHAVRTDGADILLLSGDHQATDAPGHYRLTDCFLDVAEAFGVERAFALGGVPTGEFIEEYAVVGAATDDEQVGELEAAGVEFREDEPAGGIVGVSGLLLGLGERRDIPTACLMGETSGYLVDPKSARAVLEVLQEVVDFEVGYASLEDRAEEMEEVIKKIQEMEQGPQSPSDEDLRYIG, from the coding sequence ATGGACGAGTTCGACGTCGAGGAACACGCGGACCCGGAGCTCGAGGACCCCGTGCTGGTCGAGGGGCTGCCCGGAGTCGGGCACGTGGGAAAGCTCGTGGCCGAACACCTGCTCGAGGAGTTCGAGGACGCGGAGCTGGTCCGGCGGGTCTACTCGGAGCACTTCCCGCCGCAGGTGGCCGTGGACGACGACGGGACCACGACGATGGCCTCCGCTGAGTTCCACGCCGTCCGGACCGACGGCGCGGACATCCTCCTCCTGTCGGGCGACCATCAGGCCACCGATGCTCCCGGCCACTACCGGCTGACCGACTGTTTCCTCGACGTGGCCGAGGCGTTCGGCGTCGAGCGCGCCTTCGCGCTGGGCGGGGTGCCGACGGGCGAATTCATCGAGGAGTACGCCGTCGTCGGCGCGGCCACGGACGACGAGCAGGTCGGGGAACTCGAAGCCGCGGGCGTGGAGTTCCGCGAGGACGAACCCGCCGGCGGCATCGTCGGTGTCTCGGGGCTGTTGCTCGGGCTCGGGGAGCGCCGCGACATCCCCACAGCCTGCCTGATGGGCGAGACGTCCGGCTATCTGGTCGATCCGAAAAGCGCCCGCGCGGTGCTGGAGGTGCTGCAGGAGGTCGTCGACTTCGAGGTCGGGTACGCGTCGCTCGAGGACCGCGCCGAGGAGATGGAGGAGGTCATCAAGAAGATCCAGGAGATGGAGCAGGGCCCCCAGAGTCCCAGCGACGAGGACCTGCGCTACATCGGGTGA
- a CDS encoding glycosyltransferase gives MDISVVIPTLNGRERLAACLDSLVERAPDVETVVANGPSADGTSGMVRDRDDVDVLVELDERNVNVARNAGAARASGDIIAFLGDELVVAEGWLDALRDRMPGVDSDPETETGKQVATDGGASADEHSESDGDEKSEAAADERPVGAFSGPTNRQLRAGLATEEVETRRIKGRSVTYVNPRNVAFTQVALNEIDGFDEYLEVGGARDAAHRLAATGYEVDWRPGMAVRFDPEHGPSTRADGGEEAEWRWRYRSLAYRLAKNYGPRPTVAYRVCRHALDDAWTGLREVGRGEGRPSVWLGNGRDVALGMGRGLADGIRARYRDRDPRRNPNGLSSRTNRAVTVFDRRG, from the coding sequence ATGGATATCTCGGTCGTGATACCCACCCTGAATGGGCGGGAGCGGTTGGCGGCCTGTCTCGACTCGCTCGTCGAGCGAGCGCCGGATGTCGAGACGGTGGTCGCCAACGGCCCTTCGGCGGACGGGACCAGCGGGATGGTCCGCGACCGGGACGACGTGGACGTGCTCGTCGAGCTGGACGAGCGGAACGTGAACGTCGCTCGCAACGCCGGCGCGGCGCGTGCGAGTGGCGATATCATCGCCTTCCTGGGCGACGAGCTCGTGGTCGCGGAGGGATGGCTGGATGCCCTCCGCGACCGGATGCCCGGCGTCGACAGCGACCCCGAGACGGAGACAGGAAAGCAGGTGGCGACCGACGGCGGTGCCAGCGCGGACGAGCACAGCGAAAGCGACGGTGACGAGAAGAGCGAGGCCGCAGCGGACGAACGCCCGGTCGGGGCCTTCTCCGGGCCGACGAACCGGCAGCTCCGTGCGGGACTCGCCACGGAGGAGGTCGAGACACGCCGCATAAAGGGTCGGTCGGTAACCTACGTCAACCCGCGCAACGTCGCGTTCACCCAGGTGGCGCTGAACGAGATCGACGGGTTCGACGAGTACCTCGAGGTCGGAGGGGCGCGGGACGCGGCCCATCGACTGGCCGCGACGGGGTACGAGGTCGACTGGCGGCCGGGAATGGCGGTCCGGTTCGACCCCGAGCACGGCCCGTCGACCCGGGCCGACGGCGGCGAGGAGGCCGAGTGGCGCTGGCGCTATCGGTCGCTGGCCTACCGGCTCGCGAAGAACTACGGCCCGCGACCGACCGTCGCCTACCGGGTCTGTCGCCACGCGCTCGATGACGCGTGGACGGGACTCCGCGAGGTCGGCCGCGGCGAGGGACGACCCTCCGTCTGGCTCGGAAACGGCCGCGATGTCGCCCTGGGCATGGGGCGCGGGCTGGCCGACGGCATCCGGGCACGCTACCGCGACCGCGACCCTCGGCGGAACCCCAACGGTCTCTCCTCGCGGACGAACCGGGCTGTCACGGTCTTCGACCGGCGCGGGTAG
- a CDS encoding sporulation protein, whose protein sequence is MGLLSRLGVGSATVDTVLPTTRVTAGESVTARVEIEGGRDHQHATELVAGLFTRAQTGHGERVVEIGRTPLATDLDITPETDRWFEATIDIPPWTPITLEGTNVWVDTDLAIDWGVDTHDEDELHVEPGRRLRLVLQELEELGVVPHRAVPLTGRGEREAAPGVGDDHPVVQQFDCHPQSGSFVGSVRRLTVVAVPTESDLRLHLRADMDTDVMYEASGAYEFSTAIDVTDERPAELRHRLERAIGGSTGP, encoded by the coding sequence ATGGGGCTGCTCTCGCGACTGGGTGTCGGAAGTGCGACGGTCGATACGGTGCTTCCGACGACCCGTGTGACCGCGGGCGAGTCGGTGACCGCACGGGTGGAGATCGAGGGAGGGCGGGACCACCAGCACGCGACGGAACTGGTGGCCGGCCTGTTCACCAGGGCACAGACCGGTCACGGCGAGCGCGTGGTGGAGATCGGGCGGACGCCCCTCGCCACGGACCTCGACATCACGCCGGAGACCGACCGGTGGTTCGAGGCAACGATTGACATCCCGCCCTGGACGCCCATCACGCTGGAGGGGACGAACGTGTGGGTGGACACGGACCTCGCCATCGACTGGGGGGTCGATACACACGACGAGGACGAGCTCCACGTCGAACCCGGCCGACGGCTCCGGCTGGTGCTTCAGGAACTCGAGGAACTCGGGGTCGTCCCGCACCGGGCCGTCCCGTTGACAGGTCGGGGGGAGCGCGAGGCCGCGCCGGGCGTCGGGGACGACCACCCCGTCGTCCAGCAGTTCGACTGTCATCCGCAGTCGGGGAGCTTCGTCGGGAGCGTCCGGCGGCTGACCGTGGTGGCGGTCCCCACCGAGTCCGACCTCCGGCTCCATCTCCGTGCCGACATGGACACGGACGTGATGTACGAGGCCTCGGGCGCCTACGAGTTCTCGACCGCAATCGACGTGACCGACGAGCGTCCGGCCGAACTCCGCCACCGGCTGGAGCGGGCCATCGGTGGCTCGACCGGCCCCTAG
- a CDS encoding HD domain-containing protein — MGVEIKESPVTDAEFEAMKGFVHDYLAASVENEEEGGRMRWYPWHSAEYRFNHILNVTELATDIAREEGANVDVTRVAALFHDISKLEADQDVHAEEGARVAREYLETHGEYPESFVDAVCRAVREHSYQGDLADVTLESRCLMEADLLDKVGANGTALMLLRMGYESRTHMDANEMVGRVLERGEDAAQRVRSDTAESIAHQRLKRVRWFKEWLEGEIADMEPPGRNESG; from the coding sequence ATGGGCGTTGAGATAAAGGAGTCGCCCGTCACCGACGCGGAGTTCGAGGCGATGAAGGGGTTCGTCCACGACTACCTCGCGGCCTCGGTCGAGAACGAGGAGGAGGGTGGGCGGATGCGCTGGTACCCGTGGCACAGCGCGGAGTACCGGTTCAACCACATCCTCAACGTGACCGAGCTGGCGACCGATATCGCCCGGGAGGAGGGCGCCAACGTGGACGTGACGCGGGTCGCGGCGCTGTTCCACGACATCTCGAAACTGGAAGCCGACCAGGACGTCCACGCCGAGGAGGGCGCTCGCGTCGCCCGGGAGTACCTGGAGACGCACGGGGAGTACCCGGAGTCGTTCGTCGATGCGGTCTGCCGCGCGGTCCGCGAGCACTCCTACCAGGGCGACCTCGCCGACGTGACGCTGGAGTCGCGCTGCCTGATGGAGGCCGACCTGCTCGACAAGGTGGGCGCCAACGGCACCGCCCTGATGCTGCTCCGGATGGGCTACGAGTCCCGCACCCACATGGACGCCAACGAGATGGTGGGCCGGGTGCTGGAGCGCGGCGAGGACGCCGCCCAGCGCGTCCGCTCGGACACCGCCGAGAGCATCGCCCACCAGCGGCTCAAGCGGGTCCGGTGGTTCAAGGAGTGGCTGGAGGGTGAAATCGCGGACATGGAGCCCCCGGGTCGGAACGAGTCCGGGTAG
- a CDS encoding amidohydrolase, with translation MLELEHGFRVVDVGATLPGERGGSRGRAVVPDRLERELRQAGVVRAVVTPPARPSEGGYLAANNAVARRSVDRPFVPFARLSGPRVPGAPAGERSHPGDHPGADSVAQYGYDDRFHGFAMDPARDGLPTRETLDALGDVGLPVLVTAGNGFPPSRVADLCGRGFPVVLGGVGGDPGTRELFATAVDLLDRHDDLHLDTGTVRTRSLLERALREHPDRVLFASRAGEAHPNVAVMTLLTCSIPEDTMRRAFDANPSRVVSSLAP, from the coding sequence ATGCTCGAACTCGAGCACGGGTTCAGGGTCGTCGATGTCGGGGCGACGCTGCCCGGCGAGCGGGGCGGGTCCAGAGGACGTGCGGTCGTGCCCGACCGACTGGAGCGAGAACTCCGGCAGGCGGGCGTGGTACGGGCTGTCGTCACGCCACCCGCCCGGCCGAGCGAGGGTGGCTACCTCGCGGCCAACAACGCCGTCGCCCGCCGGTCTGTCGACCGGCCGTTCGTCCCCTTCGCCCGGCTCTCCGGCCCGCGCGTGCCGGGCGCCCCGGCCGGCGAGCGCTCACACCCGGGTGACCACCCAGGCGCCGACTCCGTCGCGCAGTACGGGTACGACGACCGATTCCACGGCTTCGCCATGGACCCGGCCCGGGACGGCCTGCCGACCCGAGAGACGCTCGACGCGCTCGGCGACGTGGGCCTGCCCGTGCTGGTGACGGCCGGCAACGGGTTCCCCCCTTCGCGGGTGGCCGACCTCTGTGGCCGCGGGTTCCCCGTCGTCCTCGGTGGGGTCGGTGGCGACCCGGGGACCCGCGAGTTGTTCGCGACCGCCGTCGACCTGCTGGACCGTCACGACGACCTCCACCTCGACACGGGGACCGTCCGGACACGGTCGCTGCTCGAGCGGGCGCTCCGCGAGCATCCCGACCGTGTGCTGTTCGCCAGCCGTGCCGGGGAGGCCCATCCCAACGTGGCCGTGATGACACTCCTGACCTGTTCGATTCCCGAGGATACGATGCGCCGGGCGTTCGACGCCAACCCCTCGCGGGTGGTATCGTCGCTGGCGCCCTGA
- a CDS encoding MBL fold metallo-hydrolase gives MDCNRVSLSVATRAPTGQTAAYILGSDSALLVDPAAVTDELDDALADRTVDHVAVTHHHPDHVGAVERYAVAHDATVWCRYGRAADFEAATGVAPDRTFVDGTTIPTADGEVTVVDTPGHAPEHVGFRFADDDIGGATAYLVGDLAVAAGSVVVGAPQGDMRAYVSSLRRLWARNPETLYPSHGPVIADPRETCARLIAHRRDREERVRRAVHDGARTVEEITDTAYEKDLSGVRDMAEATVIAHLEKLAVEGHVHWDGAEATPV, from the coding sequence ATGGACTGTAACCGCGTCTCCCTCTCCGTCGCCACCCGCGCGCCCACGGGGCAGACCGCCGCCTACATCCTCGGGAGTGACAGCGCCCTCCTGGTCGACCCGGCCGCCGTGACCGACGAACTCGACGACGCGCTCGCCGACCGTACCGTCGACCACGTCGCCGTGACACACCACCACCCGGACCACGTGGGTGCGGTCGAGCGGTACGCGGTCGCCCACGACGCGACGGTCTGGTGCCGGTACGGTCGTGCCGCCGACTTCGAGGCCGCGACCGGCGTGGCGCCCGACCGGACGTTCGTCGACGGCACGACCATCCCCACCGCCGACGGGGAGGTGACCGTCGTCGACACGCCGGGCCACGCGCCCGAGCACGTCGGCTTCCGGTTCGCTGACGACGACATCGGGGGCGCCACTGCGTATCTCGTGGGCGACCTCGCGGTCGCCGCCGGGAGCGTCGTCGTCGGCGCGCCGCAGGGCGACATGCGCGCCTACGTCTCGTCGCTTCGCCGCCTCTGGGCCCGCAACCCGGAGACGCTCTACCCCTCGCACGGCCCCGTCATCGCCGACCCCCGCGAGACCTGCGCTCGCCTCATCGCCCACCGGCGTGACCGCGAGGAGCGCGTCCGCCGCGCGGTCCACGACGGCGCCCGGACCGTCGAGGAGATAACCGACACGGCGTACGAGAAAGACCTCTCGGGGGTCCGCGATATGGCCGAGGCCACCGTCATCGCACATCTCGAGAAACTCGCCGTCGAGGGGCACGTCCACTGGGACGGTGCCGAGGCGACGCCAGTGTGA
- a CDS encoding transcriptional regulator, which translates to MQGVDEPTTRERITDQLRSEALRASAIASEFDITTDQALSHVRHIARSLDAADEQLLVAPPECRDCGFSAFDDPVNRPSRCPDCKSEAVEEPAFRVD; encoded by the coding sequence ATGCAGGGCGTCGACGAACCAACCACCCGGGAGCGGATTACGGACCAACTCCGGTCGGAGGCACTCCGGGCCAGCGCCATCGCCAGCGAGTTCGACATCACAACCGACCAGGCACTCTCGCACGTCCGGCACATCGCCCGGTCGCTCGATGCGGCCGACGAGCAGTTGCTGGTCGCGCCGCCGGAGTGTCGCGACTGCGGGTTCTCGGCGTTCGACGACCCGGTGAACCGCCCCTCGCGGTGCCCGGACTGCAAGTCCGAGGCCGTCGAGGAGCCGGCGTTCCGCGTCGACTAG
- a CDS encoding Rieske (2Fe-2S) protein produces the protein MEVSDDQRICDVEDVPGAGTFLFTYRDGFDTGEALLVRFGGGAPSSDAEAGGTALGDEDTGIGCWKNYCQHWTDVRLDKGSGARVRDGELWCNKHAATFRLDDGVCTHGPCEGAVLDEVEVTVHDGGVYLTDDRYEFDSTGPDGDRDLSTGSPGGRIDFTGS, from the coding sequence ATGGAGGTCAGCGACGACCAGCGAATCTGCGACGTGGAGGACGTTCCCGGGGCGGGGACCTTCCTCTTCACCTACCGTGACGGGTTCGACACCGGGGAGGCGCTGCTCGTCCGGTTCGGTGGCGGCGCGCCGTCGAGCGATGCCGAGGCGGGTGGCACGGCCCTGGGTGACGAGGACACCGGCATCGGCTGCTGGAAGAACTACTGCCAGCACTGGACCGACGTGCGCCTCGACAAGGGCAGCGGCGCTCGCGTCCGGGATGGGGAACTGTGGTGCAACAAGCACGCCGCCACCTTCCGGCTCGACGACGGCGTCTGCACGCACGGCCCCTGCGAGGGCGCCGTACTCGACGAGGTCGAGGTGACGGTCCACGACGGCGGGGTCTACCTGACCGACGACCGCTACGAGTTCGACTCGACGGGACCGGACGGGGACCGTGACCTCTCGACCGGCTCACCCGGCGGGCGCATCGATTTCACCGGTTCCTGA